From a region of the Primulina eburnea isolate SZY01 chromosome 7, ASM2296580v1, whole genome shotgun sequence genome:
- the LOC140835795 gene encoding uncharacterized protein encodes MKGVMRFGKKGKLSPRFIGPFKILERVFTLAYKVALSPNLAGVHNVFHVSMLQKYMSNPSNELNYELLQVAANLSFEERTPKILDRHERRLRNKVILMVKVNWLNLCKEEATWETETRTETETEIRNRYPELFGSNLIVCKNWVDLISEMEVTIP; translated from the exons atgaagggtgtgatgagatttgggaagaagggCAAGCTCAGTCCTAGATTCATCGGACCGTTCAAGATCTTAGAGAGAGTTTTTACACTTGCATACAAAGTTGCATTGTCACCGAATCTAGcaggagttcataatgtgttccatgtctctatGCTTcagaagtacatgtcgaatccgtcAAATGAATTGAATTATGAGCTGCTACAGGTAGCAGCAAACCTGTCTTTTGAGGAGAGAACCCCTAAGATTTTGGACAGGCATGAGAGGAGGCTCCGAAACAAGGTGATCCTCATGGTCAAAGTCAATTGGCTGAATCTTTGCAAGGAggaggctacttgggagaccgagACCAGGACCGAGACCGAGACAGAGATAAGgaatcgctacccggagttatttg GATCTAACCTCATAGTGTGCAAAAATTGGGTTGATTTGATATCTGAAATGGAAGTCACTATACCGTGA